From a single Candidatus Eisenbacteria bacterium genomic region:
- the lpxK gene encoding tetraacyldisaccharide 4'-kinase codes for MTGRRSPIGGPAGAAGEALFRAAVALRNGLYDGGVLPVRRLPRPVVSVGNLSAGGTGKTPVTMELIRELVGAGRRAALLSRGYGRRDERRPLLVPPGRPPSEGDHLLYGDEPCLYRLRFPDLPILLDRDRVSAGRRAVERHGAEVLLMDDGMQHRRLHRDLEIVVVPGRDPFGGGRLLPRGLLREPPGAIARADLVLVNATVDPDEDLQRALDRHGAPEDRLLFRLEPESIAGPDGADIPIETLRGRAVLAVSGIGDPDRFIRTLEEAGARVAGRLDYPDHHRFRPADYATIRERVERLGAIPVTTEKDAARIDGEERAGCGIHVLRAGVRFLGEGGEIIRARLSALF; via the coding sequence CCGTCGCGCTCCGAAACGGGCTCTACGACGGGGGCGTCCTTCCGGTCCGCCGTCTCCCCCGCCCCGTGGTGAGCGTAGGGAACCTGAGCGCCGGCGGCACGGGGAAAACCCCCGTCACGATGGAACTGATCCGGGAGTTGGTCGGAGCGGGGAGGCGCGCCGCGCTCCTCTCACGGGGTTACGGGCGGCGGGACGAGAGACGGCCCCTCCTGGTCCCGCCGGGACGGCCGCCATCGGAGGGGGACCACCTCCTCTACGGAGACGAGCCCTGCCTCTACCGCCTCCGCTTCCCCGATCTCCCCATCCTTCTCGACCGGGACCGGGTCAGCGCCGGACGACGCGCCGTCGAACGCCACGGCGCGGAGGTCCTCCTCATGGACGACGGGATGCAGCACCGCCGCCTCCACCGGGACCTCGAAATCGTCGTGGTGCCGGGACGCGACCCCTTCGGCGGCGGCCGCCTCCTCCCGCGGGGATTGTTACGCGAACCGCCCGGAGCGATCGCGCGCGCGGACCTGGTGCTCGTCAACGCCACCGTCGACCCGGACGAGGACCTCCAACGCGCGCTGGACCGTCACGGCGCGCCCGAAGACCGCCTCCTCTTCCGCCTCGAGCCGGAGTCGATCGCCGGACCGGACGGCGCGGATATTCCTATCGAAACGCTCCGCGGGCGCGCGGTCCTCGCGGTAAGCGGGATCGGCGACCCGGACCGTTTCATCCGCACATTGGAGGAGGCGGGGGCGCGCGTGGCGGGGAGGCTCGACTACCCGGATCACCATCGATTCCGGCCCGCCGATTATGCGACAATCCGGGAGAGGGTGGAGCGCCTCGGCGCCATCCCGGTGACGACCGAAAAGGACGCCGCGCGGATCGACGGAGAGGAGAGGGCGGGTTGCGGGATCCACGTCCTCCGCGCCGGGGTTCGTTTTCTTGGAGAGGGGGGCGAAATCATCCGCGCCCGCCTGTCCGCGCTTTTCTAG
- the nadB gene encoding L-aspartate oxidase, which yields MARGAATESDFLVLGSGIAGLVFALRAARAGRVLILTKKESVETNTNLAQGGIAAVMGPDDSFDLHVRDTLLCGEGLSRPEAVRMIVERGPALLRELVDRGIHFSRKGRGFDLGREGGHSRRRIIHAKDATGREVEHGLLAAVRAERNIRILERHHAIDLIRDGRGEIRGAWSLDHRSGRVRTHLARTTLLATGGAGKVYLYTTNPDIASGEGLGMAYRAGARLANLEFVQFHPTCLYHPKEKSFLISEAVRGEGAVLRALSGDSFMERYHSAGSLAPRDVVARAIDNEMKERGDRHVVLDLSAMTPRRIRNRFPNIHARCLSLGIDITREPIPVVPAAHYMCGGVMTDDTGRTNVPRLFAAGEVAHTGVHGANRLASNSLLEALVYATAAADAASAALDGAPFPRRLPAPPNGRRGPEGRLEILHAWDRVRQLMWDYVGIVRSVDRLKNARRSLTPIHREVEEWFDRFSLSGDLLELRSIALVGSLIVRSALRRRESRGLHYLEDHPEQDPRWRRNTIVYRRKLD from the coding sequence ATGGCGCGAGGCGCCGCGACCGAGAGCGATTTTCTGGTCCTGGGAAGCGGCATCGCCGGCCTCGTGTTCGCCCTGCGAGCGGCCCGGGCGGGACGGGTCCTGATCCTCACCAAGAAGGAGTCGGTGGAGACCAACACCAATCTGGCTCAAGGCGGGATCGCCGCCGTGATGGGCCCCGACGATTCCTTCGATCTGCACGTGCGGGACACCCTCCTCTGCGGCGAGGGCCTTTCCCGGCCGGAAGCGGTACGCATGATCGTGGAGAGGGGACCGGCGCTTCTCCGCGAATTGGTGGATCGCGGGATCCATTTCTCCCGCAAGGGACGGGGTTTTGATCTCGGCCGGGAAGGGGGGCATTCGCGGCGGCGCATCATCCACGCCAAGGACGCGACCGGCCGGGAAGTGGAGCACGGGCTTCTCGCCGCGGTCCGCGCCGAGCGGAACATCCGCATCCTGGAGCGCCACCACGCCATCGACCTGATCCGGGACGGCCGGGGCGAGATCCGCGGCGCCTGGTCGCTGGACCACCGGAGCGGTCGCGTACGGACCCACCTCGCCCGAACCACGCTGCTCGCCACGGGGGGCGCCGGAAAGGTTTATCTCTATACGACCAACCCGGACATCGCATCCGGCGAGGGGCTCGGCATGGCCTATCGCGCCGGCGCGCGGCTGGCGAACCTGGAGTTCGTGCAGTTCCACCCCACCTGCCTCTACCACCCGAAGGAGAAGTCCTTCCTGATCAGCGAGGCGGTTCGGGGAGAGGGGGCCGTGCTCCGCGCGCTCTCCGGCGATTCTTTCATGGAGCGCTACCACTCCGCCGGATCGCTGGCGCCGCGCGACGTGGTCGCCCGCGCGATCGACAACGAGATGAAGGAGCGCGGCGACCGGCACGTGGTTCTCGATCTCTCGGCGATGACGCCGCGGCGGATCCGGAACCGCTTCCCCAACATCCACGCCCGCTGTCTCTCCCTCGGTATCGACATCACGCGGGAACCGATCCCGGTGGTGCCGGCGGCGCACTACATGTGCGGCGGCGTGATGACCGACGACACGGGGCGGACGAACGTGCCGCGGCTCTTCGCCGCGGGAGAGGTGGCGCACACCGGCGTGCACGGCGCCAACCGCCTCGCCTCGAACAGCCTGCTGGAGGCGCTCGTTTACGCCACCGCCGCCGCGGACGCCGCCTCGGCGGCGCTCGACGGCGCTCCCTTCCCGCGCCGCCTTCCCGCGCCGCCGAACGGCCGGCGGGGACCGGAGGGCCGTCTCGAGATCCTGCACGCCTGGGACCGCGTCCGCCAGCTGATGTGGGACTACGTGGGGATCGTGCGGAGCGTGGATCGCCTGAAAAACGCCCGCCGCTCCCTGACGCCGATCCACCGGGAGGTGGAGGAGTGGTTCGACCGCTTCTCCCTCTCCGGCGATCTTCTCGAACTCCGAAGCATCGCCCTCGTCGGCTCGCTGATCGTCCGCTCCGCGCTCCGCCGGCGCGAGAGCCGGGGGCTGCATTACCTGGAGGACCATCCCGAGCAGGATCCGCGCTGGCGCCGGAACACCATTGTCTACCGGCGCAAATTGGATTAG
- the amrB gene encoding AmmeMemoRadiSam system protein B — MSDHASLIRETAVAGLFYPSDPNELRETILGYLDGAETEPPAGAVVGLIAPHAGYVYSGPTAGRAYAAVRGRSYRRVVVMAPSHRAVFDGASVWPEGAYRTPLGDAPVDGEGARLLVERGDGLVRALPEVHREEHALEVQIPFLQVALGSFSLVPLILGDRDLEFAKRLAALLADCFGAEDTLYVASSDLSHFHAYDDAVRIDRMLLELVRSGETERLAAALDHGETEACGAGPILTLARASAERFGARPRLLGYANSGDTAGGRREVVGYASFAFVREEER; from the coding sequence ATGAGCGACCACGCCAGCCTGATTCGCGAGACCGCCGTAGCGGGCCTCTTCTATCCGTCCGATCCGAACGAACTCCGTGAGACGATTTTGGGCTACCTCGACGGCGCGGAAACAGAGCCGCCCGCCGGCGCCGTGGTCGGCCTGATCGCGCCCCACGCCGGCTACGTGTACTCCGGCCCGACGGCGGGCCGCGCCTATGCGGCGGTGCGCGGCCGCTCCTACCGGCGGGTGGTGGTGATGGCCCCGTCCCACCGGGCCGTCTTCGACGGCGCCTCGGTCTGGCCCGAGGGAGCCTATCGAACCCCGCTCGGCGACGCCCCCGTGGACGGGGAGGGGGCGCGCCTTTTAGTCGAGCGGGGAGACGGGCTGGTTCGCGCGCTACCGGAGGTCCACAGGGAAGAGCACGCCCTGGAGGTGCAAATCCCCTTCCTACAGGTCGCGCTGGGGAGCTTTTCCCTCGTCCCGCTTATTCTCGGCGACCGGGACCTGGAATTCGCGAAACGTCTCGCCGCGCTCCTCGCCGATTGTTTCGGCGCCGAGGATACTCTTTACGTAGCGAGTTCCGATCTCTCTCATTTTCACGCCTACGACGACGCGGTTCGGATCGACCGGATGCTCCTCGAGCTGGTTCGGAGCGGTGAAACGGAGCGTCTCGCCGCAGCCCTCGACCATGGGGAGACGGAGGCGTGCGGCGCCGGCCCCATTCTCACGCTGGCCCGCGCGTCGGCGGAGCGTTTCGGCGCCCGCCCCCGTCTTCTCGGATACGCCAACTCGGGGGACACCGCCGGCGGACGCCGGGAAGTGGTCGGCTACGCGTCCTTCGCCTTCGTGCGGGAGGAGGAACGATGA
- the amrA gene encoding AmmeMemoRadiSam system protein A, producing the protein MIDEKDRRGLLLVARRAIEEALRGGKHKPSVPEAGPLAESRGAFVTLTRAGRLRGCIGLVVADRPLVEVVAEMAAAAALHDYRFSPVREEEIPELRIEISALTPLEPVRGPEEVRVGRDGLLIRKGASSGLLLPQVAEREGWSPDRFLDETCRKAGLPAGAWREEGASVERFAAEVWGEEE; encoded by the coding sequence ATGATCGACGAAAAGGATCGGCGCGGGCTGCTCCTCGTCGCCCGGCGGGCGATCGAGGAAGCGCTCCGAGGCGGGAAACACAAACCTTCCGTTCCGGAGGCGGGGCCCCTCGCCGAGTCGCGGGGCGCCTTCGTTACTCTCACCCGGGCGGGGAGGTTGCGCGGCTGCATCGGTCTCGTGGTCGCCGACCGTCCCCTCGTCGAAGTGGTCGCCGAGATGGCGGCGGCGGCGGCGCTGCACGACTACCGTTTTTCCCCGGTGCGGGAGGAGGAAATCCCCGAGCTGCGCATCGAAATCAGCGCCCTCACGCCGCTGGAGCCGGTCCGCGGCCCGGAGGAGGTCCGCGTGGGACGGGACGGCCTCTTGATTCGCAAAGGAGCATCCTCGGGCCTGCTGCTCCCCCAGGTAGCCGAGCGCGAGGGCTGGAGCCCGGATCGCTTCCTGGACGAGACCTGCCGCAAGGCGGGGCTCCCCGCCGGCGCATGGAGGGAGGAGGGCGCATCGGTGGAACGATTCGCCGCCGAGGTCTGGGGGGAGGAGGAATAG
- a CDS encoding SAM-dependent chlorinase/fluorinase, with translation MEKRPIVTLLTDFGEGSYVPSVKGVLLGLAPEARLVDISHDIEPGAAGCAGFLLSRTAPWFPPGTIHFVVVDPGVGTDRLGLIVEADGSVYVGPDNGVLGLVIERAERVRAFRIEEGEWTPDRVCPTFHGRDIFAPVAGRIARGEPIGQFGPPIDSSRLTPFPIRPPRREENRFLGEVVWVDRFGNLITNLERCAVEEWAGDGPFRAVVGGTSIDTRVHTFMEADAGDLIVLHGSWETVEIAVVTGNAAKRLGVASGEPVRLEKIHGR, from the coding sequence ATGGAGAAACGCCCGATCGTCACGTTGCTCACCGATTTCGGCGAGGGGTCCTACGTCCCCTCGGTGAAGGGCGTGCTGCTGGGGCTCGCGCCGGAAGCCCGGCTCGTCGACATCAGCCACGACATCGAACCGGGCGCGGCGGGATGCGCCGGTTTCCTTCTCAGCCGAACCGCCCCCTGGTTTCCGCCGGGGACGATTCACTTCGTGGTGGTGGACCCGGGCGTGGGAACGGATAGGCTCGGCCTCATCGTGGAGGCGGACGGCTCGGTCTACGTCGGACCGGACAACGGAGTCCTCGGCCTTGTCATCGAGCGGGCGGAGAGGGTCCGCGCCTTCCGGATCGAGGAGGGGGAATGGACGCCGGACAGGGTATGCCCCACCTTTCACGGCCGGGACATCTTCGCGCCGGTCGCGGGGCGGATCGCCCGCGGGGAACCGATCGGGCAATTCGGCCCGCCGATCGATTCCTCCCGGCTGACCCCCTTCCCGATCCGGCCGCCGCGCCGGGAGGAGAATCGCTTTCTGGGTGAAGTGGTCTGGGTCGATCGCTTCGGCAACCTGATTACGAACCTGGAGAGGTGCGCCGTCGAGGAATGGGCGGGAGACGGTCCCTTCCGCGCCGTGGTGGGCGGAACCTCGATCGACACGCGGGTGCACACCTTCATGGAAGCGGACGCGGGAGACCTGATCGTCCTCCACGGCAGTTGGGAGACCGTGGAGATCGCCGTAGTGACCGGAAACGCCGCCAAGCGTCTCGGCGTCGCGTCCGGCGAACCGGTCCGCCTCGAGAAGATCCATGGCCGGTGA
- the bshC gene encoding bacillithiol biosynthesis BshC → MAGERPGARVRVLMDAVPEHLERWRRGDPDLAPLYAGFPPEETPRLPGKAATIAPSLFEGIALRSGGENAPEGARANLARINGKKTKFVAAGHQPCVLLGPLLALYKMLTLRAVVEKTPKPDGGGPVPLFWIASHDADRGEAEGATLIDAGGDARRLRAPFRDAPARARLGALRIDPAGWRSFLGEAAALLPPGPHKDDLFERLRAAVPEETGATDLFVRTARAFVPELPLLFLDGRDAESVPEGRRVLAAAARDPRGVHAAIEKGARLAAEAGLPILLPVEPDRPPFFLVEDETRIPLRFDGGRFHPEGGNPMEPAALAERIEEGTVRATPAAALRPVLQDAVLPVAAYAAGLSELIYHAALGPLYAALGVERAPLFPRAGFYLLPERIADRLENIGVTPEEILAGREKAPDPPELAGSAKRFRERIAEETAVFLGEADRLAPGAVPPDDPARNRVAREAERAADRVLRFADRAGDNRRNLIHRARSALLPGGKPQETVLSPIGPFARFGPGLADLLTGAIRPGDGAPRLVVPGGGGPIR, encoded by the coding sequence ATGGCCGGTGAAAGACCCGGCGCGCGGGTGCGCGTGCTCATGGACGCCGTCCCGGAGCACCTCGAACGCTGGCGACGCGGCGACCCGGATCTCGCCCCCCTCTACGCGGGATTCCCGCCCGAGGAGACGCCCCGTCTTCCCGGAAAGGCGGCGACGATCGCGCCCTCCCTCTTCGAGGGGATCGCCCTCCGGAGCGGGGGGGAGAACGCCCCGGAAGGGGCGCGCGCCAACCTTGCACGTATAAACGGTAAAAAGACGAAATTCGTAGCGGCGGGCCATCAGCCCTGCGTCCTTCTGGGGCCTCTCCTCGCTCTCTATAAAATGCTCACCCTGCGGGCGGTCGTCGAGAAGACGCCGAAACCGGACGGCGGCGGGCCGGTCCCCCTCTTCTGGATCGCTTCACACGATGCGGACAGGGGGGAAGCGGAGGGAGCGACCCTGATCGACGCAGGGGGGGACGCGCGGCGCCTGCGCGCCCCCTTCCGGGACGCGCCCGCCCGCGCCCGGCTCGGCGCCCTCCGGATCGATCCCGCGGGGTGGAGGTCGTTCCTCGGAGAGGCCGCGGCGCTGCTTCCCCCCGGACCGCACAAGGACGACCTTTTCGAGCGCCTCCGCGCCGCCGTCCCGGAAGAGACCGGCGCCACGGACCTCTTCGTGAGGACCGCCCGCGCCTTCGTCCCGGAACTCCCCCTTCTCTTCCTGGACGGCCGGGACGCGGAAAGCGTCCCCGAGGGGAGACGCGTGCTGGCCGCCGCCGCCCGCGATCCCCGAGGCGTCCACGCCGCCATCGAGAAAGGGGCGCGTCTCGCCGCGGAGGCGGGGCTTCCGATCCTGCTGCCGGTCGAGCCGGACCGGCCTCCCTTCTTCCTCGTGGAGGACGAGACGCGGATTCCGCTCCGCTTCGACGGCGGTCGGTTCCACCCCGAGGGGGGGAACCCGATGGAGCCGGCGGCGCTCGCGGAGAGGATCGAGGAGGGAACGGTGCGCGCCACACCGGCGGCGGCGCTCCGCCCCGTGCTGCAAGACGCGGTTCTTCCGGTCGCCGCCTACGCCGCCGGCCTCTCGGAACTGATCTACCACGCCGCGCTCGGGCCTCTCTACGCCGCCCTCGGCGTGGAACGCGCGCCGCTCTTTCCGCGGGCCGGCTTTTACCTCCTGCCGGAACGAATCGCGGACCGCCTGGAAAACATCGGCGTCACGCCCGAGGAGATCCTGGCGGGGAGGGAGAAGGCGCCGGATCCGCCGGAACTCGCCGGGAGCGCGAAGCGATTCCGCGAGAGGATCGCCGAGGAGACCGCCGTCTTCCTGGGGGAGGCGGACCGTCTCGCGCCGGGCGCCGTACCGCCGGACGATCCCGCCCGGAACCGCGTCGCCCGCGAGGCGGAACGCGCCGCCGACCGGGTTCTCCGATTCGCGGACCGGGCGGGAGACAACCGGCGGAACCTGATCCACAGGGCGCGCTCGGCCCTCTTACCGGGCGGAAAACCACAGGAGACGGTTCTCTCCCCCATCGGTCCTTTCGCCCGCTTCGGACCCGGCCTGGCGGATCTCCTGACCGGCGCGATCCGCCCGGGCGACGGCGCGCCGCGCCTCGTCGTGCCCGGCGGAGGAGGTCCGATACGATGA
- the bshA gene encoding N-acetyl-alpha-D-glucosaminyl L-malate synthase BshA, with protein sequence MNIGITCYPSAGGSGVVATELGLALARRGHKVHFISYSRPFRLEQGANVCFHKVRTVTYPLFKYPPYALALAARMAEVARNEKIDVFHAHYAIPHATSALLANEILAPERVRVVTTLHGTDITLVGTERSFLEITKLSIERSDIVTAVSCFLAGETRQRLGVRRRIDVIPNFVDPEIFRGERDEELRKSLELDEGPVLMHISNFRKVKNTPDVVRLFARVRESTGGVLVMVGDGPERVTCRILAEELGVRDRVFFLGDKIEVRKILPLADVLLLPSTVESFGLVALEAMACRVPVIGYDGGGLPEVVRHGEDGLLAPLGDRERMIEMTIDLLQNGPWRKKMGDQARERAVEVFATDRVTPLYEELYRRVLADSEE encoded by the coding sequence ATGAACATCGGCATCACCTGCTATCCCAGCGCCGGCGGGTCGGGCGTGGTCGCCACCGAGCTGGGTCTCGCCCTCGCCCGGCGCGGCCACAAGGTCCATTTCATCAGCTACTCCCGCCCCTTCCGTCTCGAACAAGGGGCGAACGTATGCTTCCACAAAGTGCGAACCGTCACCTATCCACTCTTTAAGTATCCTCCCTACGCGCTCGCGCTGGCGGCGCGGATGGCGGAAGTGGCGCGCAACGAGAAGATCGACGTCTTCCATGCGCACTACGCCATTCCCCACGCAACGAGCGCCCTATTGGCGAACGAGATCCTCGCGCCGGAGAGGGTGCGTGTGGTGACCACCCTGCACGGGACCGACATCACCCTGGTGGGGACGGAGCGGAGCTTTCTGGAGATCACCAAGCTGAGCATCGAACGGTCCGACATCGTCACCGCGGTCTCCTGCTTTCTCGCCGGAGAGACGCGGCAGCGACTCGGCGTCCGGCGCCGCATCGACGTGATCCCCAATTTCGTCGATCCCGAAATCTTCCGCGGCGAGAGGGACGAGGAACTCCGGAAAAGCCTGGAGTTGGACGAGGGACCGGTGCTGATGCACATCTCCAACTTCCGGAAGGTAAAAAACACACCCGACGTGGTGCGGCTGTTCGCGCGGGTGCGGGAGTCCACCGGCGGCGTGCTCGTCATGGTCGGCGACGGACCGGAACGGGTCACCTGCCGGATCCTGGCGGAGGAGCTGGGCGTCCGGGACCGTGTTTTCTTCCTCGGCGACAAGATCGAGGTTCGGAAGATCCTTCCTCTGGCGGACGTTCTTCTCCTCCCGAGCACCGTGGAGAGTTTCGGGCTGGTCGCGCTCGAGGCGATGGCCTGCCGCGTCCCCGTGATCGGCTACGACGGCGGCGGCCTCCCGGAGGTGGTCCGCCACGGCGAGGATGGGTTGCTCGCTCCTCTCGGCGACCGGGAAAGAATGATTGAAATGACCATCGACCTGCTCCAGAATGGCCCATGGAGAAAGAAGATGGGCGATCAGGCGCGGGAGAGGGCGGTGGAGGTTTTCGCCACCGATCGGGTCACCCCCCTGTACGAGGAGTTATACCGACGTGTGCTCGCAGACTCGGAAGAGTGA
- a CDS encoding Hsp20/alpha crystallin family protein, with amino-acid sequence MMKRREGREERGAVGEMLDFLASNSPYAADETEKRGLWSPAADVYELEDRLYVVLEIAGMRSKDFQIRVEQGALLIRGERRAPHGGKEKRFHSLERHTGAFEKRIPIPEGFDRNRPKSRYLEGVLEVSFPVAVRSEKP; translated from the coding sequence ATGATGAAGCGGCGGGAAGGGCGCGAGGAAAGGGGCGCGGTCGGCGAGATGCTCGACTTTCTCGCCTCCAATTCCCCCTACGCGGCGGATGAAACGGAGAAACGAGGACTCTGGTCACCCGCGGCGGACGTCTACGAGCTGGAGGACCGCCTGTACGTGGTTCTGGAGATCGCCGGCATGCGATCCAAGGATTTTCAGATCCGCGTGGAGCAGGGCGCCCTTCTGATCCGCGGAGAGAGGCGCGCCCCCCACGGCGGCAAAGAGAAACGCTTTCATTCCCTGGAGAGGCACACCGGCGCCTTCGAGAAGAGAATCCCCATCCCGGAGGGCTTCGACCGGAACCGCCCCAAATCACGCTACCTGGAGGGTGTTCTGGAGGTTTCCTTCCCCGTGGCGGTGAGGAGCGAGAAGCCGTGA